In Hemicordylus capensis ecotype Gifberg chromosome 4, rHemCap1.1.pri, whole genome shotgun sequence, the genomic window tggagagggtagacaggaagcatttttcccctccctcacaatactagaaccaggggtcaccccatgaaactgaaggttgggaaatttaggacggaaaagaggaagtacttcttcacacagcacatggaactctatggaattccttgctatgggatgtagtgatgtccaccagcttgaatggctttaaaaggggcttagacaaattcatggaggacaggtctatcaatggctactagtctggtggctataggcccccttcagccttggaggcaggatgcctctcaataccagttgcaggggagcaacagcaggagagagggcatgcacatacctcttgcctgtgggccccccagaggcatctggtgggtcactgtgtgaaacacaatgAGTAGGAagggctccagcagggctgttcttatattcttatgttcttaactttctCAAAGGTTTGCTTATTGATAATTGATGGTGGTGGCAGATGTCTTTTCTCCTTTCTttgatgtattattatttttcctaaTAATTAATCCCTATTGgggttcattacacaccaaaggaggaggagaggagagctggccttgtggtagcaagcatgacctgtccccttagctaagcagggtccaccctggttgcatatgaaagggagactagaagtgtgagcactttaagatattcccctcaggggatggagccactgggcagaggagaaggtttcaagttccctctctagcttctacaagatagggctgagagagattgctgcctgcaaacttggagaagccactgccaatctgtgaagacaatactgagctagatggaccaatggtctgacacagaatatggcagcttcctatgttctaaagagtctaaacacttctaaaattcctttaaaaattaaGTGGAGTAACTCACTGGATTGTGGGTTGGGGCAAGTAGTTGTCACATGGGGTGTCACTaatccccccgccgcccccctcaAATGGCAGTGAAGTACTGAGTTCatgtttaggaatttttgaattgtttagagtcttaggtgtgtaatgaattctcataggtaTTTGTTAAGAGGAAAAGTAATCACACCCCAAAGCATTTAAATACTTctaaaatagtgactgcacattttgctccataactctacttttacaagggctagagcttagtgtattgttttttaaaaatgaaagctggggagcCCACTACCTTGACATCTGGGTGGTAGGTGCCAGCCATGGGGCCCTAGCCACCATGGGGCCCTAGCCACCACAAGGAGCACATGTTGGTGCTCCTTAGACCTTTAAAAGTGGGTCCAATCAATTCGAATCAGAATTGAATTAAACCTTTATAAATTTGATCAGATTCGAGTTTGCAGATTCTAGTTCGAATAGAATCTTGATGGTTCTATTGACCTCAAATCAGATTgcaaaaatcaattcgtgcacatccctatgaggtGCCATATTCAAAAACTCTCCTTTCTCTTAGCTGTCTATGTCACTGTGTCCTTTGTGGAGTCCTGTGGAGATATGTGTATGCCCCTGAACACACAATGGCAATTACACAGTTTCCCCCCTTCTGGTAGCAATTATTGTTTTGACTTGGGACTCTTTGGTAAAAGCTAAAAAAACCCAGCTCACTGTCCTGCAGAAGTAGAAATAATAACACAACATCTACAAGCAGCAGAAATTCTTCTGGTGTTATTAtgaaatttggggtggggggttcaccAAATTGGCTCTTTATGTTGGAAATTATGGTCAAAACCGATGTCTAAGAAGGGCTCTAAAACAGCAATGGTAAATCCACCATTTACAACTCAATTGATATGTCTGAAATCTCCTTTTGTCTTCTCTCTGTCTGGTTCTACCAGCATCATTACTTAACAAATACAAAAGTGGATTTTCTTGCAGTGCGTTTGTTGGATTGCACCAAATACTTCCTCCGGACATGAGAGTAAAACAAGTGTTCCCATCACTTCCCACTCCAGTGCTGGATACTGTGGCACTGCTTTCTTTGAATCACCGTGTCTGAAGGTTGTGAAACTGTCCATATTCACAGGTATGTGAAAATCTCAACCAGAAGTTGAGTTAAAGGTCCAAGTGCACCCTTATGTCATGTTAACTCCTTGTGTGTGGACACCGGCTTCTATCAACTAGAGCTGGTACAGAAGCGAGCTCATCCTGTCACGAGGGGGATCCCTACAATGCAGCACCACTTGCGAGGTGCATTGTTGGATTTCCGGGAACCAGGAGGAGGCGTCCCGACCCCCACACCTCCGCACTACATGGGGTAGCACTGGACTGTCCATGTGTCATGACTCTCTCAGACCCAGCAGCTGTATCGTAGCTGTATCATCTGTGGGAAAGTCAAGCTTGAACTgtcttccctgccacccaccctcaagcTCGCTCAtgcagtcatgagaaagggctgcttatctgcaaaaaactctaaACCATGATCTACATTAAACTACAACAAAAATATTTACGAGCAGAAACATTTATTATGCTGAtttccccatccatttttcctccAGCAAAGGATATTGTCTTCCACTCTGGACTTAAGGGTATGTGAACTTGAAGGACTGTGTTTTCAAGAGAGGAGATGCTACTGCTCACTTGCAGGACACCCGCgtttcatccctggcatctcctattCAATCGATTCATTGAATCTTTTGactcatccctggcatctctgttCAATAGAGGTGATAAGTCTTGGATGAGTCCAGAGAAGACCatagagagccattgccagtctgagGAAGCAACATTGCCTTAGTTAGAACAGTGGGCTGACTCTCTAAAAGGCACCATattcacaatcacaaggatcctggtaaaaAAAATGAATCAGAATCAGTGAGCCccatggagctgattgtgagaatgaagGATTTCTGGTCAAGgttctggttaaccagcattaAACCAGGATACATAACTAGGATTGAATGCTGGTTATCTATGCTGATTAAATGCTGGCTAACCAAAACTGTTTGAATAGTATTGCCCTGGAATTTTGTACTCACAATCAGTTCTGATGGGCTCACCAGGGATGCCATTAATGCCGGATTTTCAGGCACATGTCCAGagccctggccccctgccttctgccccatctCTAGTGTGTGTCTCTCTGGAGGAGCACAGAGGGCACCTGTAGAAGTCCTCACCATGAGTCAAAGAGCTGATTTCttatctcttcctccctccccattcTTGTTAGAGAGCCTGTTCGGGCTGAAAGACAACATGAAGTGTTTCACCAGGTGAACAGTGGGTCAGAGGCTGGGCAGGTTTTCGCCTTGCAGCCAGTCTGAACTGCAACTCCTAGGTTCCTTTTTGGTGCCTTGAAGGGCAGGGCTCCCAAAAGGCTGCTGCAGAACTTCCTTAGATCTGTGGCTGCAACTTGTAGGATACTGAGTACCTCATGCATCCAGGATGGAGTGGTCAACATTGGTCACGATGGAAGAGGCACATTAAGCCAGAACCTTGAGTTAACAACCTATTCTTCCCTCTATTATTAAATCTATTATTTATCTGTTGATTTATCTTATTCAGTTGTAATTATTGGTGCCCAAGGATGTGGGCAAGGTGTTTAGTCAGGTCTGGCCACCCAACATGCATGCTTGACCcatgcccttcatggcttattaaatctagtagggagggaatttctagctgggtccagcaggttgaAGCAAGCTgctatttgaccactcctaaagaatcccagtctggacccagaagaTGTAatcaactataggcctgtggccaatatttccTTCCTGGGCAAGATGCTTGAGTGTgttgtggctgaccagctccagacactcttagAAGAAACTGgctatctagatccttttcaatcaggcttcaggcccgactttggaacagaaactgctttggttgccctgtgggatgacctatgcagagagatAGATGGGGGAATGCAACCTTGTTAATTCTCTTgaatctctcagaggctttcaataccattgaccatgttatccttttggataggcagAGCCGGGGGTGGGTCATATGGTTTGGTGGTGTTTCCAGTCCTACCTTGAGGCCTATTCCCAAAAGATGGTGctaggggattactgctcaacacCTTGGCAGTAATACTGTGGGGTTATGCAGGGTTCTGTTCTTTCTCCTGTGCTGTTTAACAGCTACATTAAActgctgagagaggtcatccagagatttggcctaaGGTGTcataaatatgcagatgacactaagctgtatctctctttttcatcagacaaaGGTGACACGGTGTCTGTCCTGAATCGTTGCTGgaatgcagtaatggactggttgaggcttccagtggcatttggtggtcctctgtgtaaaacaggatgctgtaatagatgggccttgggcctaatccagcaggaccgttcttatgttcttatgaaggtgaataagctgagactcaatccagacaataCAGAAGTACTTCTGATTGCTAGTTCCTCTGCACAGGTGAATGATATCCAGCCTATTttagatgggattgcactccccatgaaggaccaggttcacagcttCGGGGTGCTCATTGATCAAGCACTGTCAttggaggctcaagtggcctctgtggctcggagcgcctgttatcagctttggctgacatgCCAACtgagaccttacctggacagagttAGCTTGGCCACACTCGTGcttggtaacctcttgcttagattacaaCAATGAGttgtacatggagctgcctttgataATGGAAATTGCAGCTGGTATAAAAAAAGGGCTGCAAGATTGTTACTGGGAATAACAGTGAATACAAGATTGTTACAGGGAATaacactggcataatatgctcaaaatttccagccagtgtttcatcagctgcactggctcccagtgcatttccgggcccaattcaaagtgctggttttaatctttaaaactctaaatggcttgggactgggttacctgagaaagcgtCTTGCCCCATGTCCCAACCTGGTccataagatcttcttcagagtgCCTCCTCCGGGTGCtgctgccaaatgaggtgaagcaggaggctactagggagagggcctttatGGTGGTTGCACTCCGTTAatgaaatagcctccccagtgagattatcttggcttcatcactttgttgtttttttagatgccaggtaaagacatttttgttcactcacttttaaaatttgatttttccaCAACATAAGACACAAACAGAGGGGGGCGGGAGAAAGAACTTCCATCTCATCGTTAGAACAAGTATCAATTACAATACCAAAGTCTTGCCTGTAACTTAATCATTCTCCCCCAGTGAAATCATacaaaagtcagctctagggcatttttgaaacaattttgttaccactcaaaagcctgatacaaaTCCTATTTTGTAATATGtgtttaggtaaataagaagagggtcccaatcccttttaaatgcttcagatttatttcttaataatgccattagctttgccatttcttcaAGATCTAGCACTTTAAATATTCAATCTTCTTTACTCAGACAACCcatatctttccatttgtatgcaaatatcaatcttgctgctgctgttaaatgcATTAaaaaggatccagtatttcctaggccgTGAACTGTTATTGATGCCTAGTAATATTGTTTCTGTGCTCTTAGGGAAAgttattttaaacactttcttaagccTCATTGTATATCTTACTTACTTTATTGTTATTACAGCCAATGGCCTCTCATTATTGTATATCAAATCCCAATAAactttagacttattacaagtgcaccataaatgtatataggaaccctcctcttttttacacttccaacatttgtttgacatgttcttgtacattaaagccaacttcttaggagttagaTGCCATCTATCTATACATCATCTTAAGATTATTATCAACATCATTATTAATGTAAACTACACTGATAATATTTATTGATAAGAGGGTTCATAATAAGAAATGAATCTATATGTCTCTTTTCCAATAACAGGAGATAGTTTCACTCTAACATACTTGTCCTCGATGGAATATAATACAACTTCCAAGGAGAATTGGAACTCAGTTAATGAAAGCTATCCCAGGGAAAGTCCAGAAATAGACAGTATAGAAATTTCTCTCCGTATCATCATTGGCGTTGTCTGCACATTTGGACTTGTGGGGAATGGAACTGTCATCTGGCTTCTTGGCTTCCGCATTAAGAGGAATCCTTTCACCACCTATATCCTGAACTTGGCTGTGGCTGACTTTGGACTCCTTATATCTGTGGCTTTGATAATTTTACAACCAATATTACCTACTTATATTTTCTGGATTATTTTGGATATATTTTATGATCTTTTTCTAGTCTTTTACAGCATTGGTCAACTTTTACTGACAGCCATCAGTGTGGACAGGTGTGTGTCTGTCCTCTTCCCAATTTGGTATCGCTGCCACCGGCCACCACCATTGTCTGCCTTTGTCTGTGTGCTCATATGGGTCCTGTCTTGTGTATTTAATGGAATTCCCACCATTCTCTTTTTGTTTGGGAATAATGATTTTTATTCTCTCGATTATCAACTTCTTATAAATGCTGTTCTCTGCCTTCCACTCATCACTATTTCTACTTTGATACTATTCATCCGAGTCTGCTTTAAATCACAACAGCATAGACGGGGGAGAATCTTAATTGTTGTCCTTCTTACCCTCTTCTTTTATCTCTTCTTTGATTTTCCATTTAATGTTGCTTTCATAATTATTGAGCCTTTATATTCTCACAGATTCAGGTATTTCTGGGAATGCCTGCATTTAATCACCTCCTTAAACAGCAGTGTTAATCCGTTCATTTATTTCTTGGTTGGGAGAAAGAAGAGGAGTCACTCAATGGAAGGTGTGAAGGTCCTACTCCAGAGGGTTTTCAAGGAGGAAGAAGTCCCTGGAGCAGAAGAGGAACCACCATTAGAAACTCTGTTATGATGT contains:
- the LOC128323248 gene encoding mas-related G-protein coupled receptor member H-like; this encodes MEYNTTSKENWNSVNESYPRESPEIDSIEISLRIIIGVVCTFGLVGNGTVIWLLGFRIKRNPFTTYILNLAVADFGLLISVALIILQPILPTYIFWIILDIFYDLFLVFYSIGQLLLTAISVDRCVSVLFPIWYRCHRPPPLSAFVCVLIWVLSCVFNGIPTILFLFGNNDFYSLDYQLLINAVLCLPLITISTLILFIRVCFKSQQHRRGRILIVVLLTLFFYLFFDFPFNVAFIIIEPLYSHRFRYFWECLHLITSLNSSVNPFIYFLVGRKKRSHSMEGVKVLLQRVFKEEEVPGAEEEPPLETLL